The following proteins are co-located in the uncultured Propionivibrio sp. genome:
- the rimO gene encoding 30S ribosomal protein S12 methylthiotransferase RimO produces MNSTISSPTIGFVSLGCPKALVDSEQILTRLRAEGYEISSSYDGADLVVVNTCGFIDAAVEESLDAIGEALTENGKVIVTGCLGAREGLIRELHPKVLAITGPHAADEVLQHVHAHLPQPHDPFTSLVPPQGIRLTPQHFAYLKISEGCNHSCTFCIIPSLRGPLVSRPIGDVLLEAKNLATAGVRELLVISQDTSAYGVDLKYRTGFHGGRPIKTRLKELCEAMAEFGIWVRLHYVYPYPSVDELIPLMAEGKLLPYLDVPFQHANARILKAMRRPASSENNLERIRAWRAICPDITIRSTFISGFPGETEAEFEELLAFIEEARLDRVGCFAYSPVDGAEANSLPGAVPDDVREERRRRLMDVQEDISAELLAAKIGREMTVLVDAVDDEGVIARSSADAPEIDGLVFVNDFFEAEPGDFLQVRVVDADEHDLYAEPLE; encoded by the coding sequence GTGAATTCCACTATATCTTCCCCGACGATCGGTTTCGTCTCCCTCGGCTGTCCCAAGGCTTTGGTCGATTCGGAACAGATCCTGACCCGTTTACGCGCTGAGGGCTACGAAATCTCTTCGTCCTATGACGGCGCTGATCTCGTCGTGGTGAATACCTGTGGTTTCATCGATGCGGCGGTAGAAGAATCGCTCGACGCGATTGGTGAAGCACTCACCGAGAATGGCAAGGTCATCGTTACCGGCTGCCTTGGCGCCCGCGAAGGACTGATCCGCGAACTGCATCCGAAGGTTCTCGCGATCACCGGACCGCATGCCGCCGACGAAGTGCTGCAGCATGTCCATGCGCATCTGCCGCAACCGCATGATCCATTTACCAGCCTGGTGCCGCCGCAAGGCATCCGGCTGACGCCGCAGCATTTTGCCTATCTCAAGATTTCCGAAGGGTGCAATCACAGTTGCACGTTTTGTATCATCCCCTCGTTGCGCGGTCCGCTCGTCAGTCGTCCGATTGGCGACGTCTTGCTCGAAGCGAAGAACCTGGCGACGGCCGGTGTGCGTGAATTGCTGGTGATTTCCCAGGATACCAGCGCCTATGGTGTTGATCTGAAATATCGTACCGGCTTCCACGGTGGCCGGCCGATCAAGACGCGGCTCAAGGAATTGTGCGAGGCGATGGCCGAATTCGGGATCTGGGTTCGTTTGCATTATGTTTATCCGTATCCGAGTGTTGACGAACTGATTCCGCTGATGGCGGAAGGGAAGCTGTTGCCGTATCTGGACGTTCCTTTCCAGCATGCCAATGCGCGCATCCTCAAGGCCATGCGCCGGCCGGCGAGTTCAGAGAACAATCTCGAGCGGATTCGGGCCTGGCGTGCGATTTGTCCCGACATCACGATTCGCAGCACCTTTATCTCCGGATTCCCCGGCGAGACCGAGGCCGAATTCGAAGAGTTGCTCGCCTTTATCGAAGAAGCACGGCTCGACCGCGTTGGTTGCTTCGCTTATTCGCCGGTCGATGGGGCGGAAGCGAATTCATTGCCGGGTGCGGTGCCGGATGACGTACGCGAAGAGCGTCGTCGTCGACTGATGGATGTGCAGGAAGATATTTCGGCTGAATTGCTGGCGGCCAAAATCGGTCGCGAGATGACCGTGCTGGTCGATGCCGTCGATGATGAAGGCGTCATAGCGCGGTCGTCGGCCGATGCGCCCGAGATTGACGGCCTTGTGTTCGTCAATGATTTTTTCGAGGCCGAGCCTGGCGATTTTCTGCAGGTACGCGTTGTCGATGCGGATGAACACGATCTTTATGCCGAGCCTCTGGAGTAA